The Clarias gariepinus isolate MV-2021 ecotype Netherlands chromosome 4, CGAR_prim_01v2, whole genome shotgun sequence genome window below encodes:
- the LOC128520848 gene encoding uncharacterized protein LOC128520848, which yields MGKTADLTSNQKTIIDTLHKEGKPQKVIAIKACCSQSAVSRHIRGKMTGREKCGRKRCTSNIDDRSLKKIVMQSQYKNLLEFHKEWSEAGVKASRATTYRRLQEMGYAYCIPSTEELSENIELKVKNKKKVEADEGEEAVQENVNHPGEEAAVKEESIELTSEQHLSQELDWCIEQLQLRIKVQKSSAKQRKEACRALKTLRSSKAPMEKKRQVMRAVSEDYYKKMAEEKETQV from the exons atggggaagactgctgacttgacatcCAATCAGAAGACGATCATCGACACCCTTCACAAGGAGGGTAAGCCCCAAAAGGTCATCGCTATAAAGGCATGCTGCTCACAAAGCGCTGTATCGAGGCATATTCGTGGAAAGATGACTGGAAGGGAAAAATGTGGTAGGAAAAGATGCACAAGTAACATAGATGACCGCAGCCTCAAGAAGATTGTCATGCAAAGCCAATATAAGAACTTGTTAGagtttcacaaggagtggagtgaggctggagtcaaggcatcaagagccaccacgtACAGACGtcttcaggaaatgggctacgCTTATTGCATTCCCAGTACAGAGGAGTTGAGTGAAAATATTGAACTTAAAgttaagaacaaaaagaaagtaGAAGCAGATGAAGGAGAGGAAGCTGTACAGGAGAATGTGAATCATCCAGGAGAAGAAGCAGCGGTCAAGGAGGAGAGCATTGAACTG actTCGGAACAGCACCTAAGTCAAGAGCTGGACTGGTGTATTGAGCAGCTTCAACTGCGAATTAAAGTTCAAAAATCCTCCGCCAAGCAAA GAAAGGAAGCCTGTCGTGCTCTTAAGACTCTGCGCAGCTCTAAAGCACCGATGGAGAAGAAGAGGCAAGTGATGAGAGCCGTGTCTGAAGATTACTACAAAAAGATGGCGGAGGAAAAAGAGACACAG